From the Accumulibacter sp. genome, one window contains:
- a CDS encoding c-type cytochrome, whose amino-acid sequence MCKGLIVVATLSLVATLSPAAPPDERGAAVGGSRNDKWNEKNAEMAEALRLKGDVQAGQEDYKAYCEACHLPNGRGNPHGSIPQLAGQHPTVVIKQLADIRSGLRSNPTMYPFAMKLRDAQALANVAAYLATLCVPRDSGKYEGPNAAKLIAAGKVLYNRECVQCHQPNGDGAAEKFYPVLAGQHYRYLLQQMVDIRDGRRRNSHPDMVRMIAKYDDAQLVAIAAYQAMLVTQQRQWTVQPGFCKETADRI is encoded by the coding sequence ATGTGCAAGGGACTGATCGTTGTCGCCACACTGTCGCTGGTTGCCACCCTGTCTCCGGCAGCACCCCCCGACGAAAGAGGCGCCGCCGTGGGCGGGAGCCGGAATGACAAGTGGAACGAAAAGAATGCCGAGATGGCCGAGGCCCTCCGACTCAAGGGCGATGTCCAGGCAGGGCAGGAAGACTACAAGGCGTATTGCGAAGCCTGCCACTTGCCGAATGGTCGCGGCAATCCGCACGGCAGCATTCCGCAACTCGCCGGACAGCATCCGACCGTGGTCATCAAGCAACTTGCCGACATTCGCTCGGGCCTACGTTCCAACCCGACGATGTATCCCTTTGCGATGAAGCTGCGCGACGCGCAGGCACTGGCGAACGTCGCCGCCTATCTCGCCACGCTTTGTGTGCCACGTGATTCAGGGAAGTACGAGGGCCCCAACGCGGCGAAGCTGATCGCTGCCGGAAAGGTGCTGTACAACCGGGAATGCGTCCAGTGCCACCAGCCGAACGGGGACGGCGCCGCGGAGAAGTTCTACCCGGTGCTCGCCGGCCAGCACTACCGCTACCTGCTGCAGCAGATGGTCGATATCCGTGATGGCAGGCGCCGCAACAGCCACCCGGACATGGTCCGGATGATCGCCAAGTACGACGATGCGCAGTTGGTCGCCATCGCCGCCTACCAGGCAATGCTGGTGACACAGCAGCGGCAATGGACTGTCCAACCGGGCTTCTGCAAGGAAACGGCGGATCGGATCTGA
- a CDS encoding CIA30 family protein, with product MAVSSPRGDGLHAQCAGLLSSRMGVETTSSAMSEADQMQTPRPLLADAAPGLHGSLQPPAGEWTILRLAAADFVPTWHGRVLDHLSPPDPSRARQVGLLIADRQWGPFKLDLRTIELVC from the coding sequence ATGGCCGTTAGCAGCCCTCGTGGCGATGGATTGCATGCCCAGTGTGCCGGGCTTCTGTCGAGTCGGATGGGAGTCGAGACCACATCGTCGGCGATGAGCGAAGCAGACCAGATGCAAACACCTCGGCCACTCCTGGCGGACGCTGCTCCAGGTTTGCACGGGTCATTGCAGCCACCTGCCGGCGAATGGACGATACTGCGACTGGCCGCAGCCGATTTTGTCCCGACCTGGCACGGCCGCGTCCTCGACCATCTGTCACCGCCTGACCCCTCACGCGCACGACAGGTCGGTCTGCTGATCGCCGATCGACAGTGGGGTCCGTTCAAGCTCGATCTGCGGACAATCGAACTGGTTTGCTGA
- a CDS encoding histidine phosphatase family protein: MFKRFILSLVLMSSVVPAGADEPSLPLGELAKPGRVLMLRHAHAPGIGDPPNFVIGDCSTQRNLDASGRAQARRLGERLRAAGVAKASVFASQWCRALETARLLDLGRVEPMPALNSFFERPDDRQAILDGLRAFLARLPVDGPPVILVTHQVVVNAFTPATPPAGGGSIFRINGTGAPQWLATIPMEVPGAS; this comes from the coding sequence ATGTTCAAACGGTTCATTCTGTCTCTTGTGCTCATGTCCTCCGTCGTGCCGGCGGGCGCCGATGAGCCGTCCTTGCCGCTTGGCGAACTGGCCAAGCCAGGTCGGGTGCTGATGCTCCGGCATGCCCACGCGCCGGGGATCGGCGACCCGCCGAATTTCGTCATCGGTGATTGTTCCACACAGCGCAATCTCGATGCCAGTGGCCGGGCTCAGGCGCGACGGCTCGGAGAGCGTCTGCGTGCGGCCGGCGTGGCGAAAGCGAGCGTCTTCGCAAGCCAGTGGTGCCGCGCGCTCGAAACGGCCCGCCTGCTCGACCTTGGCCGCGTAGAGCCCATGCCCGCACTGAATTCGTTTTTCGAGAGGCCGGACGACAGGCAAGCGATTCTCGACGGCTTGCGGGCTTTCCTCGCCAGGTTACCCGTCGATGGCCCGCCGGTGATCCTGGTCACCCATCAAGTCGTGGTGAATGCCTTCACCCCGGCAACGCCCCCGGCTGGGGGCGGCAGTATCTTTCGGATCAACGGGACCGGAGCGCCGCAGTGGCTGGCCACCATCCCGATGGAGGTGCCAGGAGCTTCATGA
- a CDS encoding vWA domain-containing protein: MLIDFFLHLKASRLPVSIKEFLTLLDALRQHVIEHSIDDFYLLSRTVLVKDESHFDKFDRAFGEYFRGVEALPGMEVLIPEEWLRRAVKKHLSDAERARLEKLGWEKLMETFRQRLAEQKERHSGGSKWIGSGGSSPFGHGGTHPEGIRLGGRSENRSAVKVWERREYRNLDDSVELGTRNIKVALRRLRRFAREGAAEELDLEGTIAGTARNAGWLDLKLRPERHNAVKVLLLLDIGGSMDDHIRVCEELFSACRSEFKHLEHYYFHNCVYDHLWRDNRRRHSERIATHDLLHRYGSDYKLIFVGDAAMSPYELLQPNGSIEFNNAEPGAAWLRRLADTWPHTIWLNPESEHSWQYRQSTALIRNLLGGRMFPLTLDGLERGMRLLSK; this comes from the coding sequence ATGCTGATCGACTTCTTCCTGCACCTCAAGGCGAGCCGCCTGCCGGTATCGATCAAGGAGTTCCTGACGCTGCTCGATGCGTTGCGGCAGCACGTCATCGAGCACAGCATCGACGACTTCTATCTGCTCTCGCGCACCGTCCTGGTCAAGGACGAGAGCCACTTCGACAAGTTCGACCGGGCCTTCGGCGAGTATTTCAGGGGCGTCGAGGCGCTGCCCGGGATGGAGGTGCTGATCCCGGAGGAGTGGCTGCGGCGGGCGGTCAAGAAACATCTCAGCGACGCCGAGCGCGCGCGGCTCGAGAAGCTCGGCTGGGAGAAGCTGATGGAGACCTTCCGGCAGCGGCTGGCCGAACAGAAGGAGCGCCATTCGGGTGGCAGCAAGTGGATCGGCAGCGGCGGCAGTTCTCCCTTCGGCCACGGTGGCACGCATCCGGAAGGCATCCGGCTGGGCGGCCGGAGCGAGAATCGCTCGGCGGTCAAGGTCTGGGAGCGGCGTGAATACCGCAACCTCGATGACAGCGTCGAACTCGGCACGCGCAACATCAAGGTCGCGCTGCGCCGCCTGCGCCGCTTCGCGCGCGAGGGCGCAGCCGAGGAACTCGACCTCGAAGGAACGATCGCCGGCACCGCGCGCAATGCCGGCTGGCTCGACCTGAAGCTGCGGCCTGAGCGGCACAACGCCGTCAAGGTGCTGCTGCTCCTCGACATCGGCGGCTCGATGGATGATCACATCCGCGTCTGCGAGGAATTGTTCTCCGCCTGCCGCAGCGAGTTCAAACACCTCGAACATTACTACTTCCACAACTGTGTCTACGATCACCTGTGGCGCGACAACCGCCGGCGGCACAGCGAACGCATCGCGACGCACGACCTACTGCACCGGTACGGCAGCGACTACAAGCTGATCTTCGTCGGCGACGCGGCGATGAGCCCCTACGAACTGCTGCAGCCGAACGGCAGCATCGAGTTCAACAACGCCGAGCCGGGTGCCGCCTGGTTGCGCCGTCTGGCCGACACCTGGCCGCACACCATCTGGCTCAACCCGGAATCCGAGCACTCCTGGCAGTACCGGCAGTCGACGGCGCTGATCCGCAATCTGCTCGGCGGCCGCATGTTTCCGCTGACGCTCGACGGTCTCGAGCGGGGCATGCGTCTGCTCAGCAAGTAG
- a CDS encoding SDR family NAD(P)-dependent oxidoreductase, whose amino-acid sequence MGKIALVTGAAGGVGQAVAAKLVEAGWRLIVTSRNGERLAGTFGDNHLQVVADCSSVVGSRHILEVAKAHRMLPTAFAHCVGNIRLGALHRQAEDDFAACLNANLISAFHTLAAFVGALRDARSPGSAVPVSSAAARIGTPNHEAVAATKAGVEGLVRSAAATYAGNGIRINAIAPGIMDTPAATAILGSALGRDAAARQYPLPGIGSADELAELMVWLLSDKAARVTGQVWSLDASFSTIRPLVR is encoded by the coding sequence ATGGGAAAAATAGCCTTGGTCACGGGAGCGGCAGGCGGCGTGGGTCAAGCGGTGGCGGCCAAGCTGGTTGAGGCAGGCTGGCGACTGATCGTGACCAGCCGGAATGGCGAGCGCCTGGCCGGCACCTTCGGCGACAACCATCTTCAGGTGGTCGCTGACTGCTCCAGCGTGGTCGGATCGCGCCACATTCTCGAAGTGGCCAAGGCACATCGGATGCTGCCCACGGCATTCGCGCACTGCGTCGGCAACATTCGCCTGGGCGCGTTGCATCGGCAGGCCGAGGACGACTTCGCTGCCTGCCTCAACGCCAACCTGATCAGTGCCTTCCATACGCTGGCGGCTTTCGTCGGCGCCTTGCGCGACGCCAGGTCTCCCGGGTCAGCGGTGCCGGTCTCGTCCGCTGCTGCCCGCATCGGCACTCCCAATCATGAGGCGGTAGCGGCCACGAAGGCCGGCGTCGAAGGTCTGGTACGCAGCGCGGCGGCGACCTATGCGGGCAATGGCATCCGCATCAACGCCATCGCCCCCGGCATCATGGACACACCCGCCGCGACCGCCATTCTGGGCAGCGCGCTGGGTCGCGACGCGGCGGCTCGGCAGTACCCCTTGCCGGGAATCGGTTCCGCTGACGAACTGGCCGAACTGATGGTCTGGCTGCTCTCGGACAAGGCAGCGCGGGTGACCGGCCAGGTGTGGTCTCTGGACGCCAGCTTCTCCACCATTCGGCCACTGGTCAGGTAA
- a CDS encoding PspA/IM30 family protein, giving the protein MADINFLGRLSNLWSGFVSLWITDVEKRHPEIAYQNAIDSMIEKYGKLKSATAAIMRRREEISTRLENERGELAAISADLSAALATGQDELGIVLIQKKNALEASVKTLEQEMEQARNDAQEAKDSLLGVKSEIQKLKDEKDRMLAQMQSAQARLKIQNQLEGLSVDAEVRALDNVREHIRNTVAEAKMGSELRDSDLDVKLARLRQSSGAITARQQLEEMKRARAAQGEAAGKSM; this is encoded by the coding sequence ATGGCTGACATCAATTTTCTCGGACGACTGTCGAACCTCTGGTCGGGCTTCGTCTCGCTGTGGATCACCGATGTCGAGAAGCGGCATCCCGAGATCGCCTACCAGAACGCCATCGACTCGATGATCGAGAAGTATGGCAAGCTGAAGAGCGCGACGGCGGCGATCATGCGCCGGCGCGAGGAGATCTCGACACGGCTGGAGAACGAACGCGGCGAGCTGGCCGCCATCTCTGCCGACCTCAGCGCCGCCCTTGCCACTGGCCAGGACGAACTCGGCATCGTTCTCATCCAGAAGAAGAACGCGCTCGAAGCCAGCGTCAAGACGCTCGAGCAGGAGATGGAACAGGCGCGCAACGACGCGCAGGAAGCGAAGGATTCGCTGCTCGGTGTCAAGTCCGAGATCCAGAAACTGAAGGACGAGAAGGACCGCATGCTGGCGCAGATGCAGAGCGCGCAGGCACGCCTGAAGATCCAGAACCAGCTCGAAGGGCTGTCGGTCGATGCCGAAGTGCGCGCGCTCGACAATGTCCGCGAGCACATCAGGAATACCGTCGCCGAGGCCAAGATGGGCAGCGAGCTGCGCGACTCCGACCTCGACGTCAAGCTGGCACGGCTGCGCCAGAGCAGCGGCGCGATCACCGCCCGGCAGCAGCTCGAGGAGATGAAGCGGGCGCGGGCGGCGCAGGGCGAAGCAGCCGGCAAGAGCATGTGA
- a CDS encoding IS4 family transposase gives MCRDLYVNVVDSFSKYLVSQAFFLHARLSEKAFSRTGVLSFARLMACLLGGYTSKVQSELDAFFANLANRAELLRKVSAQAFAQARKQVSATAFGLLNDQFLTLVDEQFGFPLWNGLRVVAGDATVLRLTLFGKTRDGKSFARHVVDAIGFALYLPGIEMTLAAKLYSPDVGERQMLFEHLDKLRDNDILVLDRGYPAYWLFAALTQRGRHFCMRADSLNFGAVRTFRRSGLVEQIVTLPAPGKQDALDYEIAATPCKVRLIRQVFGQKVRVLVTSLLDRDAYPAHQFGALYHSRWRIEEAFRRIKHRLALEHLSGMSWLAAQQDFGAKVLCDNLNALAVHAASEALDPNTRARYFINRGDTFSRIKRTLGRWLLQGLDALDNVASVFNQLIKNLVQIKPNRSYPRDFTNKPHLSHAYKGSV, from the coding sequence ATATGCCGTGATCTTTATGTCAACGTCGTTGACTCGTTCTCCAAATATCTTGTTTCTCAAGCATTTTTCCTTCACGCGCGGCTTTCGGAGAAAGCCTTTTCGCGGACCGGCGTTCTCAGTTTTGCCCGTCTGATGGCCTGCCTGCTCGGCGGATACACGTCGAAAGTGCAGTCTGAACTGGACGCGTTCTTCGCCAATCTGGCGAACCGCGCCGAGCTGCTGCGAAAAGTCTCCGCGCAGGCCTTTGCCCAAGCCCGGAAGCAGGTGTCGGCCACCGCTTTCGGACTGCTCAACGATCAGTTCCTCACTCTGGTCGATGAGCAGTTCGGCTTTCCATTGTGGAACGGGCTGCGCGTGGTGGCCGGCGATGCGACCGTCCTGCGCTTGACCCTGTTCGGCAAGACCCGCGACGGCAAGTCGTTCGCTCGCCATGTGGTCGATGCCATCGGCTTCGCGCTTTACCTGCCAGGGATCGAAATGACCCTCGCCGCCAAGCTGTATTCTCCCGACGTCGGCGAGCGTCAGATGCTCTTCGAGCACCTCGACAAACTGCGCGACAACGACATCCTGGTGCTTGATCGCGGTTACCCAGCCTACTGGCTCTTCGCCGCCTTGACGCAGCGAGGACGCCACTTCTGCATGCGTGCCGACAGCCTCAATTTCGGCGCCGTCCGAACCTTCCGCCGATCCGGGCTCGTCGAGCAGATCGTGACCCTGCCCGCCCCTGGCAAACAGGATGCCCTCGACTACGAAATTGCCGCAACGCCCTGCAAAGTCCGCCTCATTCGCCAAGTGTTCGGCCAGAAGGTCCGTGTCCTCGTGACCTCGCTCCTGGACCGCGACGCCTACCCCGCTCACCAATTCGGAGCACTGTATCACTCCCGATGGAGAATCGAGGAGGCATTCCGCCGGATCAAGCACCGCCTGGCCCTGGAGCACTTGTCAGGCATGTCCTGGCTGGCGGCACAACAAGACTTCGGCGCAAAAGTCCTCTGCGACAACCTCAATGCCTTGGCCGTCCATGCCGCCAGCGAAGCCCTCGATCCCAACACCCGCGCTCGCTACTTCATCAACCGCGGCGACACCTTCTCTCGCATCAAGCGCACCCTCGGCCGCTGGCTTCTCCAAGGCCTCGATGCTCTCGACAACGTCGCCTCCGTCTTCAACCAACTCATCAAGAATCTCGTCCAGATCAAGCCAAACCGATCATACCCAAGAGACTTCACCAACAAACCACACTTATCACACGCCTACAAGGGATCGGTATGA
- a CDS encoding TrkH family potassium uptake protein gives MTSRIWPVLHVLGGMLMFFSLTYLMPIVAGVVYNDGTGIDFVLAMAIAFAFGAILHVLGRSKKRELKPRDGFILVTLAWILMACIATVPLMFVIDDLSFTDAFFETMSGLTTTGATVLTGLEKLPPAINIWRHELNWLGGMGIIVLAVAILPLLGVGGMQLYKAEATGINKDSKLTARIADTAKVLWLVYLFITLACIAALKLVGMSWLDAVCHAFAAMSLGGFSTYDASVGQFDSPMIEAVLIVFMTIAAINFASHFLAWHKRSLAVYWHDTEAKAVVAVLASSTLVCAIYISVSGVYPDFMTSLRHVAFNLVSIATDCGFASQDYDKWPIFVPLWMLFLSCITVSSGSTGGGIKMIRTLILAQQGLLELKRLVHPRIVAPLRIGDKAIPAPIAGAVLGFIFLYILAAGELTFFLVASGLDFTSSITAIIACINNAGPGLNQCSQPSTQYA, from the coding sequence ATGACATCGCGCATCTGGCCCGTCCTGCACGTACTTGGCGGCATGCTGATGTTCTTCAGCCTGACCTACCTGATGCCGATCGTCGCTGGGGTCGTCTACAACGACGGCACGGGAATCGATTTTGTGCTGGCCATGGCGATTGCCTTTGCTTTTGGAGCAATCCTGCATGTTCTTGGTCGCAGCAAGAAGCGGGAACTCAAACCAAGGGACGGATTTATCCTGGTGACGCTGGCCTGGATCCTGATGGCGTGCATCGCAACCGTGCCCCTGATGTTCGTGATCGATGACCTGTCCTTCACTGATGCGTTCTTCGAGACAATGTCTGGCCTGACGACGACTGGGGCAACAGTATTAACAGGGCTTGAGAAACTACCGCCGGCCATCAACATCTGGCGGCATGAACTGAACTGGCTCGGCGGTATGGGCATCATTGTGCTGGCGGTTGCCATCCTGCCGTTGCTGGGCGTCGGTGGCATGCAGCTCTACAAGGCCGAAGCGACGGGCATCAACAAAGATTCCAAGCTGACGGCACGGATTGCCGATACCGCCAAGGTGTTGTGGCTGGTCTATCTCTTCATCACACTCGCATGCATTGCCGCTCTAAAGTTGGTTGGCATGAGTTGGCTGGATGCTGTTTGTCATGCTTTTGCCGCTATGTCGTTGGGAGGATTCTCGACTTACGATGCGAGCGTCGGACAGTTCGATTCGCCGATGATCGAAGCGGTGTTGATCGTCTTCATGACCATCGCGGCGATCAACTTTGCTTCCCACTTTCTGGCGTGGCATAAGCGTTCTCTGGCGGTGTATTGGCACGATACGGAAGCAAAGGCGGTCGTCGCCGTCTTGGCCAGTTCGACCTTGGTGTGCGCGATCTATATTTCCGTTTCTGGGGTCTATCCCGACTTCATGACCAGTCTGCGCCATGTCGCCTTCAACCTCGTCTCGATTGCCACTGACTGTGGCTTTGCCAGCCAGGATTACGACAAGTGGCCGATCTTCGTGCCATTGTGGATGCTGTTTCTCTCCTGCATTACCGTGAGCTCTGGGTCCACCGGCGGCGGTATCAAGATGATCCGTACCCTGATTCTGGCGCAACAGGGACTGCTGGAGTTGAAGCGGCTGGTTCACCCGCGCATCGTCGCCCCCTTGCGCATCGGCGACAAGGCGATTCCTGCTCCCATTGCCGGTGCCGTGCTGGGGTTCATCTTTCTTTACATCCTCGCTGCCGGCGAGCTGACCTTTTTTCTTGTGGCCTCGGGCCTCGATTTTACCTCATCAATTACCGCCATCATTGCCTGCATCAACAATGCTGGCCCAGGCCTGAATCAATGCTCTCAACCTAGCACCCAATACGCATAA
- a CDS encoding TerB family tellurite resistance protein, translating to MFPLLADVSLDTDQTIAATRLLLHIAHVDGAQTAEEVALIRSFYEGAGEGAAWPDFASLQAVGVGEFSQTFAEPAQRDLVVAFCLMVAYADGALSADELSAVAAVANGIGMSPVRVDELLALVKDHMLAQLARLPDAASVATVARELG from the coding sequence ATGTTCCCACTGCTCGCAGACGTATCCCTCGACACCGACCAGACTATCGCCGCGACCCGTCTGCTGCTGCACATCGCGCACGTCGATGGTGCACAGACCGCCGAGGAGGTAGCGCTGATTCGTTCATTCTACGAGGGCGCCGGTGAAGGGGCGGCATGGCCGGATTTTGCCAGCCTGCAGGCGGTCGGCGTTGGCGAGTTCAGCCAGACCTTCGCCGAGCCGGCACAGCGCGACCTCGTCGTTGCCTTCTGCCTCATGGTCGCCTATGCCGACGGCGCCCTGAGCGCCGACGAACTGTCCGCCGTGGCGGCGGTGGCCAACGGGATCGGCATGTCCCCGGTGCGCGTCGACGAACTGCTGGCGCTGGTCAAGGACCACATGCTGGCACAGCTCGCGCGCCTGCCCGACGCCGCTTCGGTGGCGACGGTCGCGCGCGAGCTTGGTTGA
- a CDS encoding AAA family ATPase: protein MRFSGSTSYVTTHDLNLAVNAAITLQRPLLIKGEPGTGKTMLAEEVAAALGLPLFQWHIKSTTKAQQGLYEYDAVSRLRDSQLGEARVADIGSYIVKGVLWQAFECETASVVLIDEIDKADIEFPNDLLRELDRMEFFVYETRQTVRARQRPVVVITSNNEKELPDAFLRRCFFHYIRFPDRETMKSIVDVHFPGLKPALLREALEVFFELREIPGLKKKPSTSELLDWLKLLLAEDIPPEVLRSKEQKAAIPPLHGALLKNEQDVHLFERLIFMARHNR from the coding sequence ATGCGCTTCTCCGGATCAACCAGTTACGTCACGACCCATGACCTCAACCTGGCGGTGAATGCCGCCATCACCCTGCAGCGGCCGCTGCTGATCAAGGGTGAGCCGGGCACCGGCAAGACCATGCTCGCCGAGGAAGTCGCGGCTGCGCTCGGCCTGCCGCTCTTCCAGTGGCACATCAAGTCGACCACCAAGGCGCAGCAGGGCCTCTATGAGTATGATGCGGTGTCGCGCCTGCGCGACTCGCAGCTCGGCGAGGCGAGGGTCGCCGACATCGGCAGCTACATCGTCAAGGGCGTGCTGTGGCAGGCCTTCGAGTGCGAGACGGCATCGGTCGTACTGATCGACGAGATCGACAAGGCGGACATCGAGTTTCCCAATGACCTGCTGCGCGAACTCGACCGGATGGAGTTCTTCGTCTATGAGACGCGGCAGACCGTTCGCGCCCGGCAGCGGCCGGTCGTCGTCATCACCTCGAACAACGAGAAGGAACTGCCCGACGCTTTTCTCCGCCGCTGCTTCTTCCACTACATCCGCTTTCCCGACCGGGAGACGATGAAGTCGATCGTCGATGTCCATTTTCCCGGCCTCAAGCCGGCGTTGCTGCGCGAGGCGCTTGAGGTCTTCTTCGAGCTGCGCGAGATTCCCGGCCTGAAGAAGAAGCCATCGACCTCGGAACTGCTCGACTGGCTCAAGCTCCTGCTGGCCGAGGACATTCCGCCCGAGGTGCTGCGCAGCAAGGAGCAGAAGGCCGCCATACCGCCGCTGCACGGTGCCCTGCTGAAGAACGAGCAGGACGTCCACCTGTTCGAGCGCCTGATTTTCATGGCGCGCCACAATCGCTGA
- a CDS encoding ATP-binding protein encodes MSGGGEGRPPLPVWAETLRQKYLAGEAAVFVLYRNVFDRYRAGDGYRTLQPFLSEVLLRDNKQNIFELSIDRGVRVIQGGSAGERAELYRHLEGKGLSGIFESLERQMREQRSSALLIPYAGTIFPAAELHFLSLDERGAFAALHRWSLDAELADRDNVVILVSESLADLSPALLTNPRVVAIELPMPDHASRLAAIRHYAPAMPPGEADELAGQTAGLRLIQLASIVAGEAPQGMNHAQRRTLIAELLQGSPQAAERAEKLAAITAGMTPAEIRQIVDPTRKLPAGDDPAGEVLAVVRQRKRELIEKECAGLIEFIEPRHGLETVGGNAHIKGELRDIARLIQSGDRTRAPMGLLAVGPMGAGKTFVIKAFLKEAGLSGIALKNFRSKWVGSTEANLERVLATVKAMGPIALVIDEGDRSFGRQGDDADGGTSSRVIARLKEFMSDPENRGQVLFILMTNRPDKLDTDIKRPGRLDRKIPFFYAEDAAERAAVISAVCARYRVPLAVPEDTLLAACESLAGYSNADLEALALLAAEFGEREARLAGGAAAAAAGSNAAVTPALLAQASDDFMPPQETAMVCYMEMLAVAETSRRSLLPQRFRSLSAVEVQERLADLRRQILP; translated from the coding sequence GTGAGCGGCGGCGGCGAGGGCCGGCCGCCGCTGCCGGTGTGGGCAGAAACGCTGCGCCAGAAGTACCTCGCTGGCGAGGCGGCGGTGTTCGTCCTCTACCGCAACGTCTTCGACCGTTACCGGGCGGGTGACGGCTATCGCACGTTGCAGCCCTTCCTCAGCGAGGTGCTGCTGCGGGACAACAAGCAGAACATCTTCGAGCTCAGCATCGACCGGGGTGTGCGGGTCATTCAGGGGGGCAGCGCCGGCGAGCGCGCCGAGCTCTACCGGCATCTCGAAGGCAAGGGGCTGAGCGGCATCTTCGAGTCGCTGGAACGGCAGATGCGTGAGCAGCGATCGAGCGCCCTGCTGATCCCCTACGCCGGGACGATCTTCCCGGCCGCCGAACTGCATTTTCTCTCGCTCGACGAGCGCGGTGCGTTCGCCGCGCTGCACCGCTGGTCTCTGGACGCGGAGTTGGCCGACCGGGACAACGTCGTCATTCTGGTCAGTGAATCGCTCGCCGACCTCAGCCCGGCACTGCTCACCAATCCGCGGGTCGTCGCCATCGAGCTGCCGATGCCCGACCATGCCAGCCGGTTGGCGGCGATCCGCCATTACGCGCCGGCCATGCCGCCGGGCGAGGCCGATGAACTGGCGGGGCAGACCGCCGGCCTGCGCCTGATCCAGCTCGCCAGCATCGTTGCCGGCGAGGCACCGCAGGGGATGAATCATGCGCAGCGGCGGACGCTCATTGCCGAGCTGTTGCAGGGCAGTCCACAGGCTGCCGAGCGCGCCGAGAAGCTGGCGGCGATCACTGCCGGCATGACGCCGGCCGAGATTCGCCAGATCGTCGACCCGACACGCAAATTGCCGGCGGGCGACGACCCGGCGGGCGAGGTGCTGGCGGTCGTCCGCCAGCGCAAGCGCGAACTGATCGAAAAGGAATGCGCCGGCCTGATCGAGTTCATCGAGCCGCGGCACGGGCTCGAAACCGTCGGCGGCAATGCCCACATCAAGGGTGAACTGCGCGACATCGCGCGCCTTATCCAGAGCGGCGACCGCACGCGGGCGCCGATGGGACTGCTGGCGGTGGGGCCGATGGGTGCCGGAAAGACCTTCGTCATCAAGGCCTTTCTCAAGGAGGCCGGACTGTCCGGCATCGCGCTGAAGAATTTTCGCTCGAAATGGGTCGGCTCCACTGAAGCCAATCTCGAGCGGGTACTGGCGACGGTCAAGGCGATGGGTCCGATTGCGCTGGTGATCGACGAAGGCGACCGCAGCTTCGGACGTCAGGGTGACGATGCCGACGGTGGCACCAGTTCGCGTGTCATCGCCCGCCTCAAGGAGTTCATGTCCGATCCGGAGAACCGCGGCCAGGTGCTGTTCATCCTGATGACCAACCGGCCGGACAAGCTCGACACCGACATCAAGCGCCCGGGTCGCCTCGATCGCAAGATCCCGTTTTTTTACGCCGAAGACGCTGCCGAGCGTGCCGCCGTCATCAGCGCCGTCTGTGCGCGCTACCGGGTGCCGCTCGCGGTCCCCGAGGACACGCTGCTGGCGGCCTGCGAGTCCCTCGCCGGTTACTCGAACGCCGATCTCGAAGCGCTCGCACTGCTTGCCGCCGAGTTTGGCGAACGCGAAGCGCGCCTCGCCGGCGGCGCAGCAGCGGCCGCTGCCGGCAGCAACGCTGCGGTGACGCCGGCGCTGCTGGCGCAGGCCAGCGACGACTTCATGCCACCGCAGGAAACGGCCATGGTGTGCTACATGGAGATGCTGGCGGTTGCCGAAACCTCGCGTCGCTCGCTGCTGCCGCAGCGTTTCCGCTCGCTGTCGGCAGTCGAGGTGCAGGAGCGCCTCGCCGACCTGCGGCGTCAGATCCTACCCTGA